The following coding sequences are from one Funiculus sociatus GB2-C1 window:
- a CDS encoding DNA phosphorothioation-associated putative methyltransferase, with protein sequence MRNKVVEKWDALLFLCLTQAHWREYILIYLALHNFSDRFQLENIAAAVETDLNALRDNYEQVGETAAEILLDAIASSIIAYCCQVSEIGKLLPGALYVHVSALSHLHPLLRLSEGYARRTFNRIDGANIIKFNIEQPTKISYLFYPEFDTDAHPALHASIQVDIQNRSISDRDYSTSDNPPILHRKETFVTPDYPHYQEFANLTRQEEELRLLNKTSSIGTLRGWLQCLENYGVEIQGHQIIRLAPISPFQLPKIERHKAAIIRKNISRPVRLAMEADLFNQDTTFFDYGCGHGSDITYISEKGYISAGWDPYYSPDTPLTPADIVNIGYVINVIERTDERREALIKAWELTGKVLIVAALVLIDDRETGQVAYGDGVITRRHTFQKYYQQEELKTYIDQVLSVDSVPVALGIYFVFRDESLAETYRASRFRSRATTPRVRANIKRFEDYQEMLAPLMTFVTERGRLPVKSEVAELEDLRAEFGNFRRAFQVILQATDQKEWDAIAHKRRLDLLVYLALSKFARSHKSKHITSEIRNDIKGLFDTYEEAWEMAEEMLFSLGDPGVIANCCQQSAVGCTTGFKHAPLFPSSFLVHISAFSELDPLLRLYEGCANRTIGRLDGATLIKFYTNQPKISYLFYPEFDAEPHPILHTSMQIDLRDLSVRHKNYKKINDPPILHRKESLVTPDYPNYKKFVRLTQQEENWGLLDDPSAIKNLKGWQHILEKNCAEIKNYRLYWRKDADPYQIKLVQSYRKKRQKTKANYSGSILDLIQSDLSPNPTPTRGGE encoded by the coding sequence ATGAGAAATAAAGTTGTTGAAAAGTGGGATGCGTTGCTGTTTCTATGCTTGACTCAAGCACATTGGCGCGAATACATCCTCATTTACCTCGCCCTTCACAATTTTAGCGATCGCTTCCAACTCGAAAACATCGCCGCCGCTGTCGAAACTGATCTTAATGCCTTGCGCGACAATTACGAGCAAGTTGGAGAGACTGCTGCTGAAATTTTGTTGGATGCGATCGCATCCAGTATCATTGCTTACTGTTGCCAAGTCAGTGAAATTGGTAAACTCTTGCCCGGAGCGCTCTACGTTCATGTATCAGCACTTTCGCACCTTCATCCACTGCTGAGACTCTCCGAAGGCTATGCAAGGCGTACTTTTAATCGTATTGATGGCGCTAACATTATCAAGTTCAACATAGAGCAGCCGACTAAAATATCTTACCTGTTCTACCCTGAATTTGATACTGATGCCCATCCCGCCTTACACGCCAGCATCCAGGTTGACATCCAAAATAGGAGTATAAGCGATCGCGACTACAGCACCAGCGATAATCCTCCCATTCTCCACCGTAAAGAAACCTTCGTTACCCCAGACTATCCCCACTACCAAGAATTCGCTAACCTCACCCGCCAGGAAGAAGAATTGCGGCTTTTAAACAAAACTTCTTCGATTGGAACTCTTCGGGGTTGGTTGCAATGTTTAGAAAATTATGGGGTCGAAATTCAGGGACATCAAATTATTCGCCTAGCGCCAATATCGCCCTTTCAACTGCCAAAAATAGAACGCCACAAAGCCGCAATTATCCGCAAAAATATTTCCCGTCCGGTGCGTCTCGCAATGGAAGCTGACTTATTTAATCAAGATACAACTTTTTTTGATTATGGTTGTGGTCATGGTAGCGATATCACGTACATCTCAGAAAAAGGCTACATCAGCGCAGGTTGGGACCCTTATTATTCTCCTGATACTCCTCTTACCCCAGCAGATATCGTCAATATCGGCTATGTAATCAATGTAATTGAACGCACAGATGAGCGTCGAGAAGCGTTAATAAAAGCGTGGGAACTAACAGGAAAAGTTTTAATTGTTGCCGCACTTGTTTTAATTGATGATAGAGAAACGGGACAAGTTGCTTATGGCGATGGAGTGATAACTCGCCGCCATACTTTTCAGAAATACTACCAACAGGAAGAACTTAAAACTTATATTGACCAGGTTCTTAGTGTCGATTCGGTGCCAGTTGCGCTGGGAATTTACTTTGTTTTTCGAGATGAAAGCCTTGCCGAAACATACCGCGCTTCGCGCTTTCGTTCCCGCGCTACTACTCCCAGAGTTCGCGCCAACATCAAGCGATTTGAAGATTACCAGGAAATGTTAGCGCCGCTAATGACTTTTGTAACTGAACGCGGCCGTTTGCCAGTAAAAAGTGAAGTAGCAGAGTTAGAAGATTTGAGGGCAGAATTTGGTAATTTTCGTCGTGCATTTCAGGTAATTTTACAAGCTACCGACCAAAAAGAGTGGGATGCAATCGCGCATAAACGCCGCCTCGACCTTCTAGTTTATCTTGCACTCAGTAAATTTGCGCGATCGCACAAATCCAAACACATTACATCAGAAATCCGAAATGACATAAAAGGTTTATTTGACACCTACGAAGAAGCTTGGGAAATGGCTGAAGAAATGCTATTTAGTTTAGGCGACCCTGGTGTAATTGCTAACTGTTGCCAACAAAGCGCCGTTGGCTGTACCACCGGGTTTAAACACGCTCCCCTTTTTCCCAGTTCCTTTCTAGTTCACATATCAGCTTTTTCGGAACTTGACCCTTTGTTGCGCCTCTACGAAGGCTGCGCCAATCGCACAATCGGCCGATTAGATGGAGCCACCTTAATCAAGTTTTACACCAACCAACCAAAAATATCTTACTTATTTTACCCGGAATTTGACGCCGAACCTCATCCAATTCTGCACACCAGTATGCAGATTGATCTCAGAGATTTAAGCGTCAGACATAAGAATTATAAAAAAATCAACGACCCTCCAATTCTGCACCGAAAAGAAAGTTTAGTCACTCCCGACTATCCAAACTACAAAAAATTTGTCAGGCTTACTCAGCAAGAAGAAAATTGGGGACTTTTAGACGATCCTAGTGCGATTAAAAATCTTAAAGGTTGGCAGCATATTCTAGAAAAAAACTGTGCGGAAATTAAGAATTATCGTCTTTATTGGCGCAAAGATGCCGATCCCTATCAGATAAAATTAGTACAATCTTATCGTAAAAAAAGACAAAAGACAAAAGCCAATTATAGCGGTTCTATCTTAGATTTAATCCAATCTGACCTCTCCCCCAACCCAACACCTACAAGGGGAGGGGAGTAA
- a CDS encoding NAD(P)-dependent alcohol dehydrogenase yields the protein MQIQALAAQQQGATLQPYEFAVEPPQAHDCVIKVLACGICHSDLHMIDNDWETSNYPLVPGHEVIGEVVEIGSQVNHIKTGDRVGVGWQRSSCLQCRDCLRGNENLCDENQGLIVTGPGGFADYLMVDSRFAFPIPAGIETKLAGPLLCAGITVYSALRSAGMTSGQEIGVIGVGGLGHLAVQFASRLGNSVTVFTTSDDKAEFAHQLGARHTVVVPAGTPPAPTQKLNILLSTVPASLDWAAYLEHLDSDGTLVLVGVPSEPLNVPIGAMLNKRRRIMASPIGGRAMMLEMLSVAEKYGIQPLVEVFPFEQANEAMQKVRDNKVRYRAVLAK from the coding sequence ATGCAAATTCAAGCATTAGCAGCCCAGCAGCAAGGGGCAACTCTCCAGCCCTACGAATTCGCCGTCGAACCCCCACAGGCGCACGATTGCGTCATCAAAGTGTTAGCGTGCGGCATCTGTCACTCAGACCTGCACATGATTGATAATGACTGGGAGACATCCAACTATCCCCTAGTGCCTGGTCACGAAGTCATTGGCGAAGTAGTGGAAATTGGTTCGCAGGTGAATCATATCAAAACGGGAGACAGAGTAGGTGTTGGCTGGCAACGTTCCTCCTGTCTGCAATGCCGCGATTGTCTCAGAGGAAATGAAAATCTGTGCGACGAAAATCAAGGATTAATTGTCACCGGGCCTGGTGGCTTTGCTGACTATCTGATGGTGGATTCTCGCTTCGCCTTCCCGATTCCAGCAGGCATTGAGACAAAATTAGCAGGGCCCTTATTGTGCGCCGGAATCACAGTCTACTCCGCTTTACGCAGTGCGGGAATGACCTCCGGGCAAGAAATTGGCGTGATTGGCGTTGGTGGTTTGGGTCATTTGGCGGTGCAGTTTGCTAGCCGTTTAGGTAACAGCGTCACCGTCTTTACTACCTCAGACGACAAAGCTGAATTTGCCCATCAGCTAGGGGCGCGTCACACAGTTGTTGTCCCTGCTGGAACGCCACCAGCACCCACCCAGAAGCTGAACATTCTGCTGAGTACGGTTCCTGCTTCTCTTGATTGGGCAGCTTATCTGGAACACCTTGATTCTGATGGAACTTTAGTTTTGGTGGGCGTTCCCTCTGAACCGCTAAATGTGCCTATCGGAGCAATGCTAAATAAGCGTCGCCGAATTATGGCATCTCCAATTGGGGGACGGGCAATGATGCTGGAAATGCTTTCTGTGGCGGAGAAATATGGGATTCAACCGCTGGTTGAAGTGTTTCCTTTTGAACAAGCTAATGAGGCAATGCAAAAGGTGCGCGATAACAAGGTGCGTTATCGAGCTGTGCTGGCGAAGTAA
- a CDS encoding 2OG-Fe(II) oxygenase gives MSYYCLQKNIFAPEYLSKLQGQILASPYFAVNNLNRDFVETKGFSIVFQRSGVAEVERLFPFFKPYLSVALHSTCNAFYLNPLMLKEGSRVDPHIDRSLRSYCKTIEPPDRVSVLYIQVPPDLVGGELVLRSSKRNVGQIRPQVNTLVDFQGDLTHSVNQVTSPGFRLSLVCEQYSLSEKELEDIPEFTIESRAKKMKKEKL, from the coding sequence TTGAGTTACTATTGCCTACAGAAAAATATTTTTGCGCCTGAATATCTCAGCAAATTGCAGGGGCAGATTCTAGCTTCTCCGTATTTTGCGGTTAACAACTTAAACCGCGACTTTGTGGAAACTAAAGGATTTTCGATTGTATTTCAGCGCTCAGGTGTTGCGGAAGTTGAGAGACTTTTTCCCTTTTTTAAACCTTATTTAAGCGTGGCTTTGCATTCGACGTGCAACGCCTTTTATCTAAATCCTTTGATGCTTAAAGAGGGTTCTCGTGTAGATCCGCATATCGACCGCAGCCTGCGTTCTTATTGCAAGACTATCGAACCGCCAGATAGAGTAAGTGTACTTTATATCCAGGTGCCACCGGATCTTGTTGGAGGGGAGTTAGTGCTACGCTCTTCAAAGCGAAATGTAGGACAAATCCGCCCCCAAGTTAATACTTTAGTAGATTTTCAGGGCGATTTAACTCACTCAGTTAATCAAGTTACAAGTCCAGGGTTTCGCCTGAGTTTGGTTTGCGAACAGTATAGTTTGTCTGAGAAGGAACTTGAAGATATTCCTGAGTTTACGATTGAATCGAGGGCGAAAAAAATGAAAAAAGAGAAATTATGA